The following coding sequences are from one Augochlora pura isolate Apur16 chromosome 6, APUR_v2.2.1, whole genome shotgun sequence window:
- the Dic1 gene encoding dicarboxylate carrier 1 — MADKTKKLSRWYFGGLSSAGAACVTHPLDLLKVHLQTQQEGKISVIQLTGNIIRKQGILALYNGLSASLLRQLTYSTARFGAYEVGKQTFETPEKPMLFREKLLLAGFSGMIGGVLGTPGDLVNVRMQNDIKLSPELRRNYKHALDGVVRIIREEGLFKLFSGCSTATARAALMTIGQLSFYDQVKIIMLQSGHFVDNPLTHVLASVCAGAIATTLTQPLDVLKTRAMNAKPGEFKNLVELFVYTAKLGPTAFFKGYVPAFIRLAPHTILTFVFLEQLRSNFGFYPVEKSTT; from the exons ATGGCagacaaaacaaaaaaactaTCACGTTGGTACTTTGGTGGGCTTTCATCTGCAGGTGCTGCTTGTGTTACACATCCCTTGGATTTATTGAAG gTGCATTTACAAACACAACAGGAAGGCAAAATATCTGTAATACAATTAACTGGCAATATAATAAGGAAACAAGGAATTTTGGCTTTGTACAATGGCCTTAGTGCTTCTCTGCTTCGACAACTTACATATTCTACCGCCAGATTTGGAGCATACGAa GTAGGTAAACAAACGTTCGAAACTCCTGAGAAGCCTATGCTATTTCGTGAAAAGTTACTACTAGCTGGTTTTTCTGGTATGATTGGTGGTGTTCTTGGAACACCAGGAGATTTGGTTAATGTACGCATGCagaatgatataaaattatcaccGGAATTAAGAAGAAA ttatAAGCATGCTTTAGATGGAGTGGTGCGCATAATTCGAGAAGaaggtttatttaaattatttagtggTTGTTCCACTGCAACAGCAAGAGCTGCATTGATGACTATTGGACAACTGAGCTTCTATGatcaagtaaaaattataatgttgcAGAGCGGTCATTTTGTAGATAATCCTCTTACTCATGTGTTAGCGAGTGTATGCGCA GGTGCTATAGCAACAACTCTTACACAGCCATTAGATGTATTGAAAACTCGTGCAATGAATGCCAAACCAGGAGAATTTAag AACCTTGTGGAATTATTTGTATACACTGCGAAGCTTGGACCAACAGCATTCTTCAAA GGCTATGTACCTGCATTTATCAGATTAGCTCCGCACACTATTCTCACTTTTGTGTTTTTGGAACAACTGAGGTCTAATTTTGGATTTTATCCTGTTGAAAAATCAACAACATAA